The Primulina tabacum isolate GXHZ01 chromosome 1, ASM2559414v2, whole genome shotgun sequence genome contains the following window.
taattattaaatcattatcaattttttcaaccaaatctcgTTTGATGTAAATTACTATAGAATCTCTGAAAAACTATGCTTTCATCTATTTACGAAGAGTTGTTTTAACAAGTTTCATTGATGAAAATGCTCGTTCCGTTGTTGCAGTAGAAACGGGACGAGTTAAAACAAGACGAATCAAGCTgccaattaaataaatatatcatattcgATAAATAAGTAAACGTCGtagataaaaatatataaatcacGTGTCAATCAAATCGTAGGTTCCTGACAATTAATCTTCTATTAATTCAGaaatagttgataaattttgacATCTTTCATGACCAACAACATCAAGTTTGTAGTGATCCAATTGCATTATCAAGTGATGCAAATCTCGTGAATCGAAATGAagataataaaatttcaaaacaagtCGATAGATATGATCAACATTAAGAAGCTTAAAGTTTTCTTTAGGTTCCAAAGCACAACTATGTTTAAGAAGTTCAACTGTTTCATCCTTAAATCTATTATTAAGCTCTTCAATTTGAAAATCTATTGTAGCTGTAAATACATTAAATCGATAGTGGTGCTCAACTGTGATTGAATCGTTTTTCTGACAAGAACAGCCTGTACCAGATTTTAAAAACTAAAACCAAAATTCCAATTAAacaaattgattttttaaattaattcagcTCGATAAGTTATTTGGATTGAAATCGATATTTTGTTCACCCATAGACTGAATTGATTTATGGCCTTATTTTAATTCCAAAaagtatttttcaaattttttactcTTAAGAATCATTGCGGTCAAAAGTCAAAGTCAGTTCACATCATTTTTTAAAACCAacggtaaaaaaataataatgatattgACAAACATAAcggtaaaaaaattaaagatattGACAAACATCAAAGAATAATATGGACATTAATAGAAAACAAAAAGCTTGATATATCATTTAAGTCATTATGCACAAAATTCAAATCATATACTATCACATACTATGATTCACATGAAAAATTTGCGCAATTTCTCaaaatcattaatttatttttctcaaaatcaattcttataaACATACACTAGTTcatactaaaaaaattaaaattctataaaaCTTTTAGTATTaatagaaattaaataaaaatataataaaatatgtaGTAACAGCATAATTGTATTATCATATTAgctaaatttaatatatttgtgtgttattgtaaatataatctaaaaaaatatttggaacttaaagctaattttaaaaatcaacttACATTAAGTTTTTCAACATTTTGAGAAAAATGCGAGCGAAAGTCAAATTTGATTATAAGTATTTACAGaagatcattttaaaaaattactcaTAGTTAACAAAAAATCTTCAAATTTGCATCAATAAAGTAAAGCTAACaaaacacaaaaataaaaaaaatacagaaaaaccaaaaaataaaaataaaaaatttgtagaATTTGGGTGAGATATTTGTATATGTGATCAGTTTGTCACACGTGTTAAATTCTATATCAAAACATTATTGGATGAATCTGTCATCAGTTTACCTGTTGACGTGATTTGCACGCTATTGCGCTCAGTCCGAAAGTTTTTAATATTCTCACCTACAAACTTGGTTACCAAAATATATCTATTATCTATCTCTCTATCATAaggttaaaaacattatttatttttaaagattttggttcaattTGTGATAAGTTTACTAAGACAGTCAACTGATATATATTACTTTGCACGAATTTGATTTTACGAGGCACGTGAAAATAATGAATTTTCATTAATGGTGGTGGAGAGAATCTCGTTCGGCTAACTCATAGCACTCACTATTCGAATTCTTCAATCCACCACGAGTTTTACCATTCGATCTCACATCAAAGCAAAACTCTTCACCTCGATTTTTAAGATAATACCTTAAGAGTAGATTCGAATAAATCATGTATCCTGTTATCTTCCATCGATACGAGAATAAGAAAAGTTCTATAAAAATCGTGTTATTTTAGTTGGTTCAAATAATTGTGTATAAAAGAAGTGTtttggaaaataattttttttttcataagtTCGATTGAATGTGCATGATCTTTTGATAATTTGaagatgaattttttttttctaaaatgttGTTTAAGAATCAAGTAGTTTAGCAAAAGTAGAATTTCACAAGAGTTTTTTTttataggcaaaaacttgtatgagacggtctcacgggtcgtattttgtgagacagatctcttatatgggtcatccatgaaaaagtcttattttttatgctaagaatattatcttttattgtgaatatcggtagggttgactcgtcttacagataaagattcgtaaaactatatcacaaaagacctactaaAAAATGTATGGAATGATATCCGAAAGTTGGGATATTACACGGGTGAGTTCAACCTACCATTATTGTGTATCATCTCAAATCTATTTTcaacaatatatatttattattaaatggaaggtcaattatttttttatgcgaAGTGGGAATTAACAAGGAACATTAGATGCAACATTAAATGAACGATTGGTCGTGGGTTTGATTATCCTATTTTCTCGAGTGGACTTCTTTTACAAAATTTGTTCAATATGATTTACATGTCTATGGtgatttcaaattattattttatacacATCGAATGATAACAATTACGATTTCTCACTTTATAATACCTTAAACAAGCATATCATTGATTGTATTTGATGCGATCCGGGCGTAATGAGTGAGAAGGGTCGGGTGttccaccggatctgctatcaaaatgatgaagaaaataagagcaatgtagatatctgaaTCAGAAGCTTCTTCCCCGGGTGGAGATGATTTCCTGCACTCAAgaaggtaaccacgtgaatgggcgccggaggggtgtccggcgtggccactccgatgcttaagtcagtgaatgattcaagccaagaaccaatgtaaccaagtgatggttgtgatattggtgtgaatgaatgaatgtaaatgtaaagaaaaaatctgatatttatagtaggagaagtaatgatgacctcgttctccgtgctacctactagttatagtaggacggctgagcacaccctatattctgacatgtcaaatctcatactggtcacatccagcccatctgattttgtcaacccATCGGCCGGGTGTCAGAGATGGGACAGTCGCCCACATCCTATTCTGCTAGTATACTCGAGTGCGgtgctcatatcgaggtggcccgggtagaaAGTTCCCATGAGTTTGAACGAGAGCCCCGGCGTCCGGTGGCCCGGGGAGGAGACGTCCTGGGCATTCATCCGCCCGGCTCCTGATGAACCCTTCCTGCCGATTTGCCTGATTCTGGCCATCCATCTAGTATCCTGGGTCGTCCATGCCCCAGGCACAAAAATCGTCCATGACTCGGGTACAACCCGGGCTATCCCGAGGGTATCATCACTCACATTATCTAAAGtccgggaggtacgaggccccgacacattcttgaaagcccgggaggtatgaggccccgacacaatatctaaagtccgggaggtacgaggccccggcacattcttgaaagcccgggaggtatgaggccccgacacattatcttaagtccgggagacacGAGGCCCCAGCACATTCTTGAAAatgggaggtatgaggccccggcacattatcttaagcccgggaggtacgaggccccggcatatTATCTTAAGTTCGGGagacacgaggccccggcacattatctaagcccagggttctcaaaccttgctcggggctccgtacctcgaccattcatgaaggccagggttccgcaccctggttatcttttaagtccagggacccgtacccttgcccggggacccgtacctcggtcatcttttaagtccagggatccgtaccctggcccggggacccgtacctcgttcatctattaagtccagagatccgtaccctggctcggggctccgtacctcgaccattcatgaaggccagggctccgcaccctggttatctattaagtccagggatccgtaccctggcccggggacccgtaccTCGGTCATCTATTAAATCCAGGGATCCGTatcctggctcggggctccgtacctcgaccatttatgaagaccagggctccgcaccctggttatcttttaagtccagggacccgtatcCTGGCCCGGGGACTCGTACCTCGGTCATcttttaagtccagggacccgtaccctggcccggggacccgtaccTCGGTCATCTATTAAGttcagggatccgtaccctggctcgcggctccgcacctcgaccattcctaagtccgggagatatgaggccccgtcAATCTATTTTAAAGCTCGGGAGACATGAGGTCCTGGCATTTTATCTCAAGTCCATAAGACACGAGACTCCGGCATTTCATCCAATCTCTGGGATACatgaagcccccgatgcttttacagacaaattaaatattttccatGATCGGGCATACAAGactaatcgggacagcgagtatgactctagcccgactatttaaggagggagtgatgatACCCTCGGGATAGCCCGGGTTGTGCCCGAGTCATTGACGATTCTTGTCCCCGGGGCATGGATGACCCAGGATACTAGATGGATGGCCAGAATCAGGACAAGTCGGAAGAAAGGGTTCATCAGGAGCCGGGCGGGTGAATGCCCGGGACGTCTCCTCCCCGGGCCACCGGATGCCGGGGCTCTCGTTCAAACTCCCGGAAACTttctacccgggccacctcgatatgagcacCGCACTCGAGTATACTAGCATAATAGGATGTGAGCGACTGTCCCATCTCTGACACCCGGCCGATGGGTTGGCAAAATCAGATGGGCTGGATGTGAccagtatgagatttgacatgtcagaatataggatgtgctcagccgtcctactataattagtaggtagcacggagaacgaggtcatcattacttctcctactataaatagcaggttctttctttacatttacattcattcattcacaccaatatcacaaccatcacttggttacattggttcttggcttgaatcattcactgacttaagcatcggagtggccacaccggacacccctccggcgcccattcacgtggttaccttcTTGAGTGCAGGAAATCATCTCCACCCGGGGAAGAAGCTTCTGAttcagatatctacattgctcttattttcttcatcattttgatagcagatccggtggagcacccgaccctgctcactCATTACGCCCGGATCGCATCAGTATTATCCTCGCAAGTATAGATCCAACAATCTTAATTGCTCGAAATACACTAGATATATGCTTGGttccatataattttttttttaaaaaaatatagatcAAACTAAACTAAATATAAGAATTCGaaatgattaaataaaaaatttaaattcttgaaaaatgGAATTCAATCAACTACTCCCgctaatataaaaataataatcgaAAGTATCAGCCAGATCGTGAAATTTAAGAATTAAAAATTACTTCAAgccagaaaaaaaaaagaataattaAATGCGACTTTTTGTGAACTCACGCTGAACGGAAGTACCAAACCCGTTTACCTAACCACTAATCCTTTCCTAAAATTTACCCATTCTATTCTGATTCTCCACCAGTATCTTTGACGCCGTCAATTCCGCTTGAAATCAACTTCTAACAAAACGTCGTTAATTTTGACGCCGTCAAATCCTGCCTCCACACGCTTCCGTCCTATAAATTTCAACCTTCCATTGTCACCTACTCATAGAACAGGACAACTCCGCCAACATTGTACTTAACCCACCATAACTCCCCCGCCATCAACCGCCGTTAGACCCCGGCTCAGCTGCTTCTACTCATGGATCTTCTCCTCCTAGAGAAGACCCTTCTTGGCCTCTTCTTCGCCATAATAACCGCCACCGTCATTTCCAAACTCCGCGGCAAGAAGTTCAAGCTCCCCCCGGGACCCATCCCCGTTCCAATCTTCGGAAATTGGCTACAAGTCGGAGATGATCTGAACCATCGTAACCTGGTAGACTACGCCAAGAAATTCGGGGAAATATTCCTGCTCCGTATGGGACAGCGCAACCTCGTCGTCATCTCCTCCCCTGAACTCTCCAAAGAGGTCCTCCACACTCAGGGAGTGGAATTCGGGTCCCGCACGCGTAACGTCGTGTTCGACATCTTCACCGGAAAAGGGCAGGACATGGTTTTCACCGTATACGGCGAGCACTGGCGGAAGATGCGGAGGATCATGACGGTGCCGTTCTTCACCAACAAAGTGGTGCAGAGGAACCGCCGTGGATGGGAGGCGGAGGTGGCCTCCGTGGTGGAGGACGTCAAGAAGAATCCCGAAGCTGCCACGAATGGGATCGTTCTCCGGAGGAGACTCCAGTTGATGATGTACAACAATATGTATCGGATCATGTTTGATAGAAGGTTTGAAAGTGAAGAGGATCCACTGTTCAATAAACTCAAGGCTCTGAATGGGGAGAGGAGTAGATTGGCGCAGAGCTTTGACTATAATTACGGGGATTTCATTCCCATTTTGAGGCCATTTTTGAGAGGGTATCTCAAGGTCTGCCAGGAGGTTAAAGACAAAAGATTACAATTATTCAAGGACTATTTTGTTGATGAGAGAAGGTGAGTTCTTATTTCCACCGTTGATTCCATCCTATATCCTGGGATACTACTCCCGATAGAATCAAGGCCAAACATACATGGatccactaattttttttaaaatcacataagTATGAATCTGCATCTAAAATATTAGGATCGGTGCCCCAAATATAGCATTGAAGCAACCTTTTTCCACCTTGTTTTCAATCATTGCATTAACTCACTGTTTTTGACCCTTTTTCCATTTTTCGCTGGGCAAGGGCATATTCTGATATGTGCTTTGCTCTTGAAATAACTATGATTTTTAGGGATGCTTTTTCCCTCAAAAGATTCAATTTTGCAACCCGTACATCTCTTCAAGCTTGTAAGCAATTTAGCGTAACCCAGAAATAAATCAAGTTCTTATTCAAAGGCTTGAATTTCATGTTATAGGAAGCTTGCGAGCACGAAGGCTACAGACAATGACGGCCTAAAATGTGCCATTGATCACATCATCGAAGCCCAAGAAAAAGGAGAAATCAATGAAGACAACGTCCTTTACATTGTCGAGAACATCAACGTTGcaggtaaatttttttttcctatcTTTGTCCGATAATCCTTTCAATTTTATCGCTGAAAAAATTTCCCTTTTGAATCTTCTTCTAGTATAAATGATTTCTTGATGATTCCAGATTGTGTTATTGATAATTGTGGAAATGGGGGTAGGGCCGTAGGGTTGTTGACTTTGATATCATAGTtgttttctgatttgaataAGTGACAATGACTGGAAAGACAATTCGAATGCTCTCGTATGTTCTTGTCTGCAGTTAAAAATGTCCTCATCAGTTGAGCCAATAAATAACCCCACGCACTATATGACTTCCTAGATATATTCACCCGGGACTTCAATTGTAGATCACCGAAAAATTAGGCCCTACTTCAACTTAAAACAGCATAAGGATGTAGAGgataatattgaaaataaaaaattcagaCCAAAGTTACTTACTTGCATTGATAGAAATAGATTATTTCGAAATCTAGTAACTCCTGAAAGATTGACCCGACAAAAGTTTCATACTTCACCAAAAAAGTTATCGTTGGTGATCCAAGCCAAATCTAACTCATTTTTCCCCATGAACAGCAATTGAAACAACACTGTGGTCAATTGAATGGGGTATTGCTGAATTAGTGAACCACCCTGAGATCCAGAAAAAACTTCGCAATGAGTTGGACACCGTGCTTGGTCCGGGAGTACCAGTTACGGAGCCCGAACTCCAGAAACTACCATACCTTCAAGC
Protein-coding sequences here:
- the LOC142549985 gene encoding trans-cinnamate 4-monooxygenase-like codes for the protein MDLLLLEKTLLGLFFAIITATVISKLRGKKFKLPPGPIPVPIFGNWLQVGDDLNHRNLVDYAKKFGEIFLLRMGQRNLVVISSPELSKEVLHTQGVEFGSRTRNVVFDIFTGKGQDMVFTVYGEHWRKMRRIMTVPFFTNKVVQRNRRGWEAEVASVVEDVKKNPEAATNGIVLRRRLQLMMYNNMYRIMFDRRFESEEDPLFNKLKALNGERSRLAQSFDYNYGDFIPILRPFLRGYLKVCQEVKDKRLQLFKDYFVDERRKLASTKATDNDGLKCAIDHIIEAQEKGEINEDNVLYIVENINVAAIETTLWSIEWGIAELVNHPEIQKKLRNELDTVLGPGVPVTEPELQKLPYLQAVIKETLRLRMAIPLLVPHMNLYDAKLGGYDIPAESKILVNAWWLANNPDNWKKPEEFRPERFLEEESKVDTAGNDFRYLPFGVGRRSCPGIILALPILGITLGGLVKNFEMLPPPGQSKIDTTECGGQFSLRILNHSTIVLKPISQ